The following coding sequences are from one Candidatus Nitrosopumilus sp. SW window:
- a CDS encoding cephalosporin hydroxylase family protein — translation MDNSIFEKRNKKKILQMKEDTSLDALSKKWISDSYQYEYSYHFKWLGLPIIQYPQDIIALQEIIWKLKPDLIIETGVARGGSVTFLASMLEIIGKGEIIGIDIKIHQQNKKAIEKHPMFKRITLIEGSSINKKTINKINQLSKNKKCIMVILDSNHTHKHVLSELKAYSQLITKGSYLIVFDTLIEFLPNNFFKNRPWTKTKNPKSAIREFLKTTNRFKIDKNITNKLLITAAPDGYLKCVKK, via the coding sequence ATGGATAATTCTATTTTTGAAAAAAGAAATAAGAAAAAAATCCTTCAGATGAAAGAAGATACATCACTTGATGCTCTTTCAAAAAAATGGATTTCTGATAGTTATCAATATGAATATTCTTATCATTTTAAATGGCTTGGATTGCCCATAATTCAATATCCTCAAGATATTATTGCATTGCAAGAAATCATCTGGAAACTCAAACCTGATCTTATTATTGAGACTGGAGTTGCTAGAGGAGGCTCAGTAACTTTTCTTGCTTCAATGTTAGAAATAATTGGAAAAGGCGAAATCATTGGAATTGATATAAAAATTCATCAACAAAATAAGAAAGCAATAGAAAAACATCCAATGTTCAAAAGAATAACGTTGATTGAAGGATCATCTATAAATAAAAAAACCATCAATAAAATAAACCAATTATCAAAAAACAAAAAATGTATTATGGTTATACTTGATTCTAATCATACTCACAAACACGTTTTGTCTGAATTAAAAGCATATTCTCAGCTAATTACTAAAGGAAGTTATTTGATAGTTTTTGATACATTAATTGAATTCTTGCCAAATAATTTCTTCAAAAATCGCCCTTGGACAAAAACTAAAAACCCAAAATCTGCAATTCGTGAGTTTTTAAAAACAACAAATCGCTTTAAAATTGATAAAAATATCACTAATAAGTTACTAATCACTGCTGCCCCTGATGGATATCTTAAATGTGTTAAGAAATAG
- the rfbC gene encoding dTDP-4-dehydrorhamnose 3,5-epimerase — MIFTETKLKGSFIVELEKFQDERGFFARIWDKNLFEEKGLNPNISQGSISFNLKKGTFRGMHYQIPPYDEDKLIRCSKGKIFDIIVDIRPSSSTYKQWEGFDLSSENNKMLYIPKGFAHGFQTLVDNTEVTYQISQDYMPDYSRGFKWNDPSFKIKLPLEISIISKKDLSYKFFTEKKVNENG, encoded by the coding sequence TTGATTTTTACAGAAACAAAACTTAAAGGATCATTTATCGTAGAACTCGAAAAATTTCAAGATGAACGTGGTTTTTTTGCACGAATTTGGGACAAAAACCTTTTTGAAGAAAAAGGATTAAACCCAAACATTTCTCAAGGAAGCATTTCATTTAATCTGAAAAAAGGAACTTTTCGTGGAATGCATTATCAAATCCCTCCTTATGATGAGGATAAATTAATTAGATGTAGTAAAGGCAAAATTTTTGATATCATAGTTGACATTAGACCTTCCTCTTCAACTTATAAACAATGGGAGGGATTTGATCTTTCATCTGAGAATAATAAAATGTTGTATATACCAAAAGGCTTTGCACATGGATTTCAAACTTTAGTCGATAATACTGAAGTGACTTATCAAATCTCTCAAGATTATATGCCTGACTATTCACGTGGATTCAAATGGAATGATCCTTCTTTTAAGATAAAACTTCCTTTAGAAATTTCAATTATATCAAAGAAAGACTTATCGTACAAGTTTTTTACTGAAAAAAAGGTGAATGAAAATGGATAA
- a CDS encoding class I SAM-dependent methyltransferase has protein sequence MEKKCRFCNEYLEVTFADLGTSPLSNSFLKKSRLTEKEPIFPLHAYVCKNCFLVQLEEFNSPDKIFSDYAYFSSYSETWMKHALEYVEQITDRFELDENSFVIEIASNDGYLLQNFKNKNIPCMGIEPAENIANIAKQKGIQTMVKFFDIDVAKELSAKNQKADLLLGNNVLAHVPNINNFVEGMKILLKPNGIITMEFPHLMQLIDKNQFDTIYHEHFSYISLYTAVKIFEKHNLKIFDVDELNTHGGSLRIYATHIENSNHIINNNVKKLLDKEIEFGITKISTYTNFQKKIEKIKKQLLDFVSSVKNRNKKIVCYGAAAKGNTMLNYCKIGLDYIDYVVDRSPYKQGLYLPGTHILIKSPDEIQKTKPDYVIILPWNLQEEVVKQMDFIKEWGGRFVVPIPEVKIL, from the coding sequence ATGGAAAAAAAATGTAGATTTTGTAATGAATATTTGGAAGTAACCTTTGCAGATCTTGGTACATCCCCACTCTCAAATTCTTTTTTAAAGAAATCTAGATTAACTGAGAAAGAACCAATATTTCCTTTACATGCATATGTATGCAAAAATTGTTTTTTAGTACAATTAGAGGAATTTAACAGTCCAGATAAAATTTTTAGTGATTATGCATATTTCTCATCTTATTCAGAAACTTGGATGAAACATGCACTAGAATATGTTGAGCAAATTACAGATAGATTTGAACTTGATGAGAATAGTTTTGTTATAGAAATTGCAAGTAATGATGGCTATTTACTTCAAAATTTTAAAAATAAAAATATTCCTTGTATGGGAATAGAACCTGCAGAAAATATTGCAAATATAGCAAAACAAAAAGGTATTCAAACTATGGTAAAATTCTTTGATATAGATGTTGCAAAAGAATTATCTGCCAAAAATCAAAAAGCTGATCTTTTACTTGGGAATAATGTTTTAGCTCATGTTCCAAATATTAATAATTTTGTTGAAGGAATGAAAATCTTACTTAAACCAAATGGAATTATTACTATGGAATTTCCACACTTAATGCAATTAATAGATAAAAACCAATTTGATACCATTTATCATGAACACTTTTCATATATTTCACTTTATACTGCAGTCAAAATTTTTGAGAAACACAATTTGAAAATATTTGATGTTGATGAATTAAATACACATGGTGGGTCCTTAAGAATTTATGCCACCCATATTGAAAATTCAAACCATATTATCAATAATAATGTAAAAAAACTTTTGGACAAAGAAATAGAATTTGGCATCACAAAAATTTCTACCTATACAAATTTTCAAAAAAAAATTGAAAAAATAAAAAAACAATTATTAGATTTTGTATCTTCTGTAAAGAATAGAAACAAAAAAATTGTTTGTTATGGTGCTGCTGCAAAAGGTAATACTATGTTAAATTATTGTAAAATAGGATTAGATTATATTGATTATGTAGTTGATCGTAGTCCCTACAAACAAGGATTATACCTACCAGGTACACATATTTTAATAAAATCTCCTGATGAAATTCAAAAAACTAAACCTGACTATGTAATAATTTTGCCTTGGAATTTACAAGAAGAGGTTGTCAAACAAATGGATTTTATCAAAGAATGGGGAGGAAGATTTGTGGTTCCTATACCGGAGGTAAAAATACTTTGA
- the rfbG gene encoding CDP-glucose 4,6-dehydratase, which produces MNKEFWKEKTVLLTGHTGFKGSWLTLWLKKMGAKITGFSNDIPTTPSLFELADVKNGINSIEGDIRNFDEVSNVIKKTNPEIIFHMAAQSLVRMSYTNPRETYETNVMGTVNLFDALRENKKTRLIINVTSDKCYDNKEFDRGYTEEDALGGYDPYSSSKGCSELVTTAFRNSFFQSDNHKIALASVRAGNVIGGGDWAKDRLIPDLMQSLLNNKEVKIRNLHAVRPWQHVFEPLSGYLLLAEKMWLDGPRFAQAWNFGPNEQGKKVSWIIDKISEIYGKKCKISLEKSENPHEAKTLKLDCTKSQTILGWKPKIDIEKMLQLTVDWYKEYKKQSDMKQISEKQIDDFDSM; this is translated from the coding sequence ATGAATAAAGAATTTTGGAAAGAAAAAACTGTTCTTTTAACAGGACATACAGGATTCAAGGGTAGCTGGTTAACATTATGGCTAAAAAAAATGGGTGCAAAAATAACTGGATTTTCAAATGATATTCCAACAACCCCTAGCTTATTTGAATTAGCTGATGTTAAAAATGGAATAAATTCTATTGAAGGCGATATAAGAAATTTTGACGAAGTTAGTAATGTCATAAAAAAAACAAATCCTGAGATCATTTTTCATATGGCAGCACAGTCTCTAGTTAGAATGTCATATACAAATCCAAGAGAAACGTATGAAACTAATGTGATGGGAACTGTAAATTTGTTCGATGCACTACGAGAGAATAAAAAAACCCGATTAATCATTAATGTTACCAGTGACAAATGTTATGACAACAAAGAATTTGATAGAGGCTATACAGAAGAAGATGCTTTAGGAGGGTATGATCCATATAGCAGTAGTAAAGGATGTTCAGAACTAGTTACAACAGCATTTAGGAATTCCTTTTTTCAATCAGATAATCATAAAATCGCTTTGGCATCAGTTAGAGCAGGTAATGTAATTGGTGGAGGTGATTGGGCAAAAGATCGATTAATTCCCGATCTAATGCAATCACTTCTCAATAACAAGGAAGTAAAAATTCGTAATCTTCATGCTGTTAGACCGTGGCAACATGTTTTTGAACCTTTAAGTGGATATCTTTTACTTGCTGAAAAAATGTGGTTGGATGGTCCTAGGTTTGCACAAGCTTGGAATTTTGGCCCAAATGAACAAGGAAAAAAAGTTTCTTGGATAATAGATAAAATCTCAGAAATATATGGAAAAAAATGTAAGATATCTTTAGAAAAATCTGAGAATCCTCATGAGGCAAAGACTCTGAAATTAGATTGTACCAAATCACAAACAATTCTAGGTTGGAAACCAAAAATTGACATAGAAAAAATGCTTCAATTGACTGTAGATTGGTATAAAGAATACAAAAAACAAAGTGACATGAAACAAATTTCAGAAAAACAAATAGATGATTTTGATTCGATGTAA
- the rfbF gene encoding glucose-1-phosphate cytidylyltransferase has protein sequence MKVVILAGGLGTRISEETHLKPKPMIEIGGKPILWHIMKMYSSYGLNDFVICCGYKGYMVKEYFANYFLHTSDVTFDMKNNKMEVHRKSAEPWLVTLVDTGLETMTGGRLKRVKDFVNNETFCFTYGDGVSDIDLSKLIDFHNNSKTSATVTAVQPPGRFGTLDISGNKITNFKEKPAGDGNWINGGFFVLEPKIFDYIDDDLTIWERQPLEKLAEEGQLSAYRHNTFWQPLDTLRDKTHLENLWNSGKAPWKNW, from the coding sequence ATGAAAGTAGTAATTTTAGCTGGAGGTTTGGGAACAAGAATAAGTGAAGAAACTCACTTAAAACCAAAACCCATGATCGAAATTGGAGGGAAACCAATTCTATGGCATATAATGAAAATGTATTCGTCATATGGACTGAATGATTTCGTAATTTGTTGTGGTTATAAAGGATACATGGTAAAAGAATATTTTGCCAATTATTTTTTGCATACCTCTGATGTTACTTTTGATATGAAAAATAATAAAATGGAGGTACATCGTAAATCAGCAGAACCTTGGTTAGTAACTCTAGTTGATACTGGTCTAGAAACTATGACAGGAGGCCGTCTAAAAAGAGTAAAAGATTTTGTAAATAACGAAACATTCTGTTTCACTTATGGTGATGGAGTAAGTGATATTGATCTCTCAAAATTAATTGATTTTCATAATAATTCTAAAACCTCTGCAACTGTGACCGCTGTACAACCACCAGGACGATTTGGAACTTTAGATATTAGCGGAAATAAAATTACTAATTTTAAAGAAAAACCTGCTGGGGATGGAAATTGGATTAATGGGGGATTTTTTGTTTTAGAACCTAAAATTTTTGATTATATTGATGATGATCTAACCATTTGGGAAAGACAACCTTTAGAGAAACTAGCAGAAGAAGGACAATTATCTGCGTATAGACATAATACATTTTGGCAACCACTTGATACCTTACGTGATAAAACTCATCTGGAAAATTTATGGAATTCCGGAAAAGCTCCTTGGAAGAATTGGTAA
- a CDS encoding Gfo/Idh/MocA family oxidoreductase, with product MKILIVGLGSMGKRRIRNLKKLGNFGILGYDPQKIRRDESFKKYKIETFDNIDHAISQHPNAIIISTPPDLHLKYALLAIKNNIDFFMELNHSSSHVKQIIKKIKGKKIIAAPSCTMRYHPIVSELEKLLKKKKIGKIFEIHHYNGQNLKSWHPWENYKNFFVSKKETGGAKELVPFELNWLFYLFSKIISVSSSVQKVSNLDVDIDDIYQIHANFKNGIIGNFIFDVISEPSFRETRLIGEKGVILCDFKKGTIQVNTGKKWNIKKLDTGKVASGYLGNTPPENIYEKEMKNFLLAVKRKQKYPFSLEQDLQILNVLDAIELSSKKGKKVVITEKN from the coding sequence TTGAAAATCCTAATCGTTGGTCTTGGTTCTATGGGAAAACGAAGAATCAGAAATTTAAAAAAATTAGGTAATTTTGGCATATTAGGCTATGATCCACAGAAAATTAGACGTGATGAATCTTTTAAAAAATACAAAATTGAAACTTTTGATAATATTGATCATGCTATTTCTCAACATCCAAATGCCATAATAATTTCAACACCACCCGATTTACATTTGAAATATGCATTGTTAGCAATAAAAAATAATATTGATTTTTTTATGGAATTGAATCACTCATCATCTCATGTCAAACAAATTATCAAAAAAATTAAAGGAAAAAAAATTATTGCTGCACCATCATGTACAATGCGATATCACCCAATAGTTTCTGAATTAGAAAAACTTTTGAAAAAGAAAAAAATTGGAAAAATATTTGAAATTCATCACTATAATGGTCAAAATTTAAAATCTTGGCACCCTTGGGAAAATTACAAAAATTTCTTTGTTTCTAAAAAAGAAACTGGTGGTGCAAAAGAACTCGTTCCATTTGAATTAAATTGGTTGTTTTATCTTTTTTCTAAAATAATCTCTGTGTCATCTAGTGTACAAAAAGTTTCTAATTTGGATGTTGATATTGATGATATCTATCAAATTCATGCAAATTTTAAAAATGGAATTATTGGAAATTTTATTTTCGATGTGATATCAGAACCAAGTTTTCGTGAAACAAGATTAATAGGTGAAAAAGGTGTAATTTTGTGTGATTTCAAGAAAGGAACTATTCAAGTTAATACTGGAAAAAAATGGAACATAAAGAAATTAGATACGGGTAAAGTAGCTTCTGGTTATCTAGGAAATACTCCTCCTGAAAATATATATGAAAAAGAAATGAAAAATTTTTTGTTAGCTGTTAAACGAAAACAGAAATATCCATTTAGTTTGGAACAAGATCTTCAAATTCTTAATGTTTTAGATGCAATTGAATTAAGTAGCAAAAAAGGCAAAAAAGTAGTAATTACTGAAAAAAATTGA
- a CDS encoding cytidylyltransferase domain-containing protein, with protein MNYGIFLLVRLDSSRLPKKAMKLIDNQPIIQYLLNRLQKSTKTQNLVVCTTEKKSDDPLVSFLDEKNIKYFRGSEHDILIRLRDAAIFFETDFAVVVDGDDIYTDPHFVDKVIEEFEKTNADFITDTGFPHGFIPVGVARDALEKICRIKISKNTETGYREFFTKTNIFNCRYLQPDKNLVFNKKLRLTLDYEEDYELAKRIFGYLGNDFHLNDILILFEKHPDLIKIIDGVDERWKKNFGAKMTDLTLKQTGVQK; from the coding sequence ATGAATTACGGTATATTTTTGTTAGTTAGATTAGATAGTTCTCGATTACCCAAAAAAGCTATGAAATTAATTGACAACCAACCAATCATCCAATATCTATTGAATCGTCTTCAAAAATCTACAAAAACACAAAATCTAGTTGTTTGTACTACTGAAAAAAAAAGTGATGATCCTTTAGTATCATTCTTAGATGAAAAAAATATCAAATATTTTAGAGGTAGTGAACACGATATTTTAATACGTTTACGAGATGCTGCAATTTTTTTTGAAACTGATTTTGCTGTGGTTGTAGATGGTGATGATATTTACACTGATCCTCATTTTGTAGATAAGGTGATTGAAGAATTTGAAAAAACAAATGCTGATTTTATCACTGATACTGGATTTCCACATGGATTCATTCCTGTTGGTGTTGCTAGAGATGCATTAGAAAAAATTTGTAGAATAAAAATCTCTAAAAATACTGAAACTGGTTATAGAGAATTTTTTACCAAAACTAATATTTTTAATTGTCGATATCTTCAACCTGACAAAAATTTGGTTTTTAATAAAAAACTTCGTTTGACTCTTGACTATGAGGAAGATTATGAATTAGCCAAAAGAATTTTTGGTTATTTGGGAAACGATTTTCATTTAAATGATATTCTGATTTTATTTGAGAAACATCCAGATTTAATAAAAATTATTGATGGAGTTGATGAAAGATGGAAAAAAAATTTTGGAGCCAAAATGACTGATTTGACATTAAAACAAACAGGAGTGCAAAAATAA
- a CDS encoding GDP-mannose 4,6-dehydratase, whose amino-acid sequence MKSALILGVTGQDGSYLADFLLKKGYNVYGSFRRTSHRLFERLEYFDILDKINLVKLDLTDPISINKVIKETQPDELYNLAAQSFVGISFDQPILTTNVNATGALSVFETVKESSNHTKIYQASSSEMFGNSNEIKNEFSRMNPASPYGVSKVFAHKTAQHYREAYGLFATCGILFNHESPLRGLEFVTRKITHNIARIKLGYDKKLFLGNIDAKRDWGFAGDYVKAMWQMLQQDKSSDYVVATGESHSVKDFLDYAFDYSGLGDWKDFVEIDKKYFRPQDIDDLVGDATKAEKELGWKPSITFKKLIEMMVDSDIKLINEHVF is encoded by the coding sequence ATGAAATCTGCACTTATTTTAGGAGTAACAGGACAAGATGGAAGTTATTTAGCAGATTTTTTACTTAAAAAAGGCTATAATGTATATGGAAGTTTTCGTCGAACTAGTCATCGCTTGTTTGAACGATTAGAATATTTTGATATTTTAGATAAAATCAATCTTGTTAAATTAGATTTGACAGATCCAATATCCATCAATAAAGTAATTAAAGAAACTCAACCTGATGAATTGTATAATCTTGCTGCACAATCCTTTGTTGGAATTTCATTTGATCAACCTATTCTTACAACAAATGTAAATGCTACTGGTGCGTTGAGTGTTTTTGAAACTGTTAAAGAATCAAGTAATCATACTAAGATATATCAAGCATCATCTAGTGAAATGTTTGGAAATTCTAATGAAATAAAAAATGAATTTTCAAGGATGAATCCTGCTAGTCCTTATGGTGTTTCCAAAGTCTTTGCTCATAAAACTGCGCAACACTATAGAGAAGCATATGGTCTTTTTGCTACTTGTGGAATTTTATTCAATCATGAGAGTCCATTAAGAGGATTAGAATTTGTTACAAGAAAGATTACACATAACATTGCTCGAATCAAATTAGGGTATGACAAAAAATTATTTTTAGGCAATATTGATGCTAAAAGAGATTGGGGTTTTGCAGGTGATTATGTCAAAGCTATGTGGCAAATGTTACAACAAGATAAATCATCTGATTATGTAGTTGCTACAGGAGAATCTCATTCTGTAAAAGATTTTTTAGACTATGCCTTTGATTATTCTGGCTTAGGTGATTGGAAAGACTTTGTTGAGATTGATAAAAAATATTTCAGACCTCAGGATATTGATGATTTGGTTGGAGATGCAACTAAAGCTGAAAAAGAATTAGGCTGGAAACCATCTATAACTTTTAAAAAACTAATCGAAATGATGGTTGATAGTGACATCAAACTAATTAATGAACATGTGTTTTGA
- a CDS encoding TIM barrel protein, producing the protein MKVRKHDVMDMLKFDPKILEFHFSDSDLELELDSNFDQQLIVHCYEYFNRKIVDLVALEETNQIHSKETSIQLVQKAIDKTIQLGENFKGKPSIIVHPGGYSLENLSTDNIQKMKNMVVDSVKQLEISGVNFLLENMPPYGWFYGGRWNSNIFLESEDLIKYCTETNLNVCFDLCHSQLYCNKVGLSLIDELNKIKDFAMHYHLSDAEGPEGEGLQFGEGDLPFDKVIPILNKLENRSFAIEVWKGHEQGGKGFRYFLDKLIENGLLVQ; encoded by the coding sequence ATGAAAGTTCGTAAACATGATGTTATGGATATGTTAAAATTCGATCCAAAAATATTGGAATTTCATTTTTCTGATAGTGATTTAGAACTTGAATTGGATTCAAATTTTGATCAACAATTAATCGTACATTGTTATGAATATTTTAATAGAAAAATTGTTGATTTGGTTGCTTTAGAGGAAACAAACCAAATTCATTCAAAAGAAACTAGTATTCAGTTAGTTCAAAAAGCGATTGACAAAACAATTCAGTTAGGGGAAAATTTTAAAGGTAAACCAAGCATTATTGTACATCCTGGTGGGTATTCTCTTGAAAATCTTTCCACAGATAATATTCAAAAAATGAAAAATATGGTTGTTGATTCAGTTAAGCAATTAGAAATCTCTGGAGTAAATTTCCTACTTGAAAATATGCCTCCATATGGATGGTTTTATGGAGGTAGATGGAATAGTAATATCTTTTTAGAGTCTGAAGATTTAATAAAATATTGTACTGAAACAAACCTTAACGTTTGTTTCGATTTATGCCATTCTCAATTATATTGTAATAAAGTGGGTTTATCTTTAATAGATGAATTAAACAAAATTAAGGATTTTGCAATGCATTATCATCTTTCAGATGCTGAGGGACCTGAAGGTGAAGGATTACAATTTGGTGAAGGTGATTTACCATTTGATAAAGTAATTCCTATACTGAATAAACTTGAGAATAGAAGTTTTGCTATAGAAGTGTGGAAAGGACATGAACAAGGTGGAAAAGGGTTCAGATACTTTTTAGATAAGCTAATTGAAAATGGATTGTTAGTACAATGA
- a CDS encoding WxcM-like domain-containing protein encodes MEIIKIKPAFEDERGSIWDFLTDETVHHIGFLISKKGSIRGKHFHKEQKQYTLVQNGKIKVTIKNLQDNNSEVETKELNKMDMVFFPPYMYHSIEALEDSECLIFTSKSRKGSGYEEDTFRIEDINSFKI; translated from the coding sequence ATGGAAATTATAAAAATTAAACCAGCTTTTGAAGATGAACGGGGTTCAATTTGGGACTTTTTAACGGATGAAACTGTGCACCATATAGGATTTTTAATTAGTAAAAAAGGTTCAATTAGAGGAAAGCATTTTCACAAAGAGCAAAAACAATACACACTTGTACAAAATGGAAAAATCAAAGTTACCATAAAAAATCTTCAAGACAATAATTCAGAGGTAGAAACAAAAGAATTGAATAAGATGGACATGGTTTTCTTTCCACCATACATGTACCATTCTATTGAAGCACTTGAAGATTCTGAATGTTTGATCTTTACATCTAAAAGTAGAAAAGGTTCTGGTTACGAAGAAGATACGTTTAGAATTGAAGATATCAATTCATTTAAGATTTAA
- a CDS encoding Gfo/Idh/MocA family protein — protein sequence MNSKIRFGVIGCSSIAMKSAIPAIIDGKNSTLKMIGSRSITKARKFAKKFSCSEFGNYEDVLKNDNVDAVYISLPMNLHEKWAIKAAKSGKHVLCEKSAVLSHNSAKKVIAECKKNNVRIMENFIFKFHPQHKKILELIAKNTIGDIHTISAKYGFNFSHITKNFRFNKKLGGGSLNDVGCYLISACIFIFKDIPVSVCCNLDIDKKSKIDIRGNILLTFPNNKTGLLSFGYDNYFQSTYEIWGTKGIIKSERAFNVTKNMKTVINLFQNDKIKKITIPPANQFQLAIEHFCTTIQKNVITDNFEKDILDQALIMDVIRKASARNSFMKIKS from the coding sequence ATGAATTCTAAAATACGATTCGGAGTTATTGGATGCTCATCTATTGCAATGAAATCAGCCATTCCAGCAATTATTGATGGAAAAAATTCAACATTGAAAATGATTGGTAGTAGATCAATTACAAAAGCTAGAAAATTTGCAAAAAAATTTTCTTGTTCAGAATTTGGGAATTATGAAGATGTATTAAAAAATGATAATGTTGATGCAGTATACATTTCATTACCAATGAATTTGCATGAAAAGTGGGCAATAAAAGCGGCCAAATCAGGAAAACATGTACTATGCGAAAAATCAGCAGTTTTATCACATAATTCTGCTAAAAAAGTCATAGCTGAATGTAAAAAGAATAATGTTAGAATTATGGAAAATTTTATTTTTAAATTTCATCCTCAACATAAAAAAATTTTAGAACTTATTGCAAAAAATACTATTGGTGATATTCATACTATTTCTGCAAAATATGGATTTAATTTTTCACATATCACAAAAAATTTTAGATTTAATAAAAAACTTGGAGGGGGCTCATTAAATGATGTTGGATGTTATTTAATTTCAGCATGTATCTTTATCTTTAAAGATATTCCAGTATCAGTATGCTGTAATTTAGATATTGATAAAAAATCAAAAATCGATATTAGAGGTAACATATTGTTAACTTTTCCAAATAATAAAACTGGATTATTATCATTTGGTTACGATAATTATTTTCAATCTACATATGAGATATGGGGAACAAAGGGAATCATAAAATCTGAACGGGCATTTAATGTTACAAAAAATATGAAAACAGTAATTAATTTATTCCAAAATGACAAAATTAAAAAAATTACAATTCCTCCAGCAAATCAATTTCAGTTAGCAATTGAACATTTCTGTACTACAATACAAAAGAATGTAATCACAGATAATTTTGAAAAGGATATTCTTGATCAGGCATTAATAATGGATGTAATTAGAAAAGCGTCAGCAAGAAATTCATTTATGAAAATAAAAAGTTAA
- a CDS encoding class I SAM-dependent methyltransferase: MKKTNCRMCKSSNIQKFLDLGFSALADNFLTLKQLEESETFFPLTVNTCQNCGLCQLGYVVPPELMFNQDYPYDSSTTKTGRDHFTKMGIEICEKFELEQNSLIIDVGSNAGVLLDAFKSKKMRVLGIEPSSKLANIAIKKGIDSIIDFFSGKLIKKILNEYGKVSVITGTNVFAHIDDLDDFMKTADSLLVEDGLIVIEAPYLVNLLENLEYDTIYHEHLSYLSVKPMIKFCQKFDFEIFDIEEQSIHGGTLRYFIGRKNKRKITNNVSNYLELETKKEIYSRKRLENFANSVKHHRKILMELLHDLKKDGKKIVAISAPAKGNTLLNYCKIDSEILSYVTERNPLKIGTFTPGMHIPVYSDEKLLEDQPDYALILAWNFSDEIIKNNSNFQENGGKFIIPTPEPKIV; encoded by the coding sequence ATGAAAAAAACTAATTGTCGAATGTGTAAAAGTAGTAATATTCAAAAATTTTTAGATTTAGGTTTTTCTGCTCTTGCTGATAATTTTCTAACTCTTAAACAATTAGAAGAATCTGAAACATTTTTTCCATTAACAGTAAATACCTGCCAAAACTGTGGTTTGTGCCAACTTGGTTATGTAGTTCCTCCCGAGCTTATGTTTAATCAGGATTATCCTTATGATTCATCTACCACCAAAACCGGTAGAGATCATTTTACAAAAATGGGCATTGAAATTTGTGAAAAATTTGAATTAGAGCAAAATTCACTAATTATAGATGTAGGGAGTAATGCTGGAGTCCTTTTAGATGCATTCAAATCAAAAAAAATGAGAGTTTTAGGAATCGAACCATCTTCCAAATTAGCAAATATTGCAATCAAAAAAGGGATAGATAGTATCATAGATTTCTTTTCAGGAAAATTGATAAAAAAAATTCTTAATGAATATGGTAAAGTTTCTGTTATTACTGGTACCAATGTTTTTGCTCATATTGATGATCTTGATGATTTTATGAAAACTGCTGATTCACTTTTAGTTGAAGATGGATTAATTGTGATTGAAGCACCATATTTAGTAAATTTATTAGAAAATTTAGAATATGATACAATCTATCATGAACATCTTTCATATCTTTCAGTAAAACCCATGATAAAATTTTGTCAAAAATTTGACTTTGAAATTTTTGATATTGAAGAACAATCTATTCATGGTGGTACTTTGAGATATTTTATTGGTAGAAAAAATAAAAGAAAGATTACAAATAATGTTTCTAATTACCTAGAACTTGAAACTAAAAAGGAAATTTACTCAAGAAAAAGACTTGAAAATTTTGCAAATTCAGTAAAACATCATCGCAAAATACTGATGGAATTATTACATGATCTTAAAAAAGATGGGAAAAAAATTGTTGCAATTAGCGCACCAGCTAAAGGAAATACACTCTTGAATTATTGTAAAATAGATTCTGAAATTTTATCTTATGTTACTGAGAGAAATCCTCTCAAAATAGGTACATTTACTCCAGGAATGCATATTCCTGTATATTCTGATGAAAAATTATTGGAGGATCAACCTGATTATGCTTTGATCTTAGCCTGGAATTTTTCAGATGAGATTATAAAAAATAATTCTAATTTTCAAGAAAATGGAGGTAAATTTATCATTCCTACACCCGAACCAAAAATTGTTTAA